The Terriglobales bacterium region TTGAAGCCGCCACGCGCAAGGACACCGAAATCGGTGTGGAAACTGCTGCGACGCGACCGTTCCGCGTCCAGCGTGAATGCTGAATTCTGCGGGATCGTGAGCGTCAGGTTTCCGCGCGACACCTCCAGATCACTGTCGCCGCCGAACTGCTTCAATCTCATCTCGACGGAACCGCGATCAAGATTTACCTTTACGCCGCTCCGAATTGCGGAGTCGCGCACGTTGAGATTTCCACGATTTCCGCGAACGCGCAGCTCGCCGTCCAGATTGTAGATATCTACGTCTCCTCGATCTGTGGCGACGGAGAGTCTCCCAACGATATCGCTGGCGCGCAGACGCCCGCGATTGTCCTTCAGATCGGCGTTCACCTGATGCGGAACGCGAACGATCAGGTTCACTCCGCGATTGCCGCCCCAGAATGCCAAGTGAAAATGCATTTCCGGATACTCGACTTTAATCAAACGATGGTGCTCATCGCCCTCGACGCGAATCTTGGTTTCGCGCATCCAGCGCTCGCGATCGAATTCGCTGCCTTCAAAATATTTACGAGCCTCCACCGATACTTGAGTCGTATCGGAACCTTCGAAGCGAAGATCGCCTCGAGCGTTCTCCACCGTGATGGATCCGCCGGCGACTAATGGCGCTTGCTGCCGAAAGTCTTCTTCGGCTTGGACATGTTCCTCGACTGCGCAATTGACGCTTCCAAAACTGAGGATGATCGACAAGAAGAGCAGCAAGTGAGCTGTTCGTCTGGGAGTGCCGTTCAAAACGTAGCTCATTCTGTTCACCTGGAAAGAAATAGAGCGTGGCGGTGAAAGCTACGCACTCCGCCGGTGATTAGTTCCGACAATGAAAGCAGTGGTGCCGGGAGGGGGAATCGAACCCCCACAGGGCTTTTGGCCCCTGCGGATTTTAAGTCTGTAGAGCGCCTCTCACAACCCGCACACCTTCAAGTGTTTGCAACAACTTCCCGAAATAGCACTTGGCAAAGTACGGCAGAGTTTTGCTATGCACGGCAGGGTGTCGGGCATGATTCGGGCATGATTTGTTTCGGCGGAGGCGGGTTTGCCGTCACAATGATTGGTCAGGTGTGGCTCTGTTCGGAATAAATGGATCGAACATTAAGGGGACTGCCAA contains the following coding sequences:
- a CDS encoding DUF4097 family beta strand repeat-containing protein, which codes for MSYVLNGTPRRTAHLLLFLSIILSFGSVNCAVEEHVQAEEDFRQQAPLVAGGSITVENARGDLRFEGSDTTQVSVEARKYFEGSEFDRERWMRETKIRVEGDEHHRLIKVEYPEMHFHLAFWGGNRGVNLIVRVPHQVNADLKDNRGRLRASDIVGRLSVATDRGDVDIYNLDGELRVRGNRGNLNVRDSAIRSGVKVNLDRGSVEMRLKQFGGDSDLEVSRGNLTLTIPQNSAFTLDAERSRRSSFHTDFGVLARGGFNGDHVSGDVNGGGPTLRLRADRGDVWLRAGLE